One window of the Sparus aurata chromosome 7, fSpaAur1.1, whole genome shotgun sequence genome contains the following:
- the snphb gene encoding syntaphilin isoform X2, which produces MSAPAPANRRSGLGSRRFDYCRFIELDYIPMETGYMVSMRPTKGYASTKSPTKGYASTKSPDRHSRTTNSPSTPRSRRTPAAPSNRDPYGNASVSSGSNSGSCKGSDCSPTKGRHQKYTSCTDNHGIRPPPPEQYLTPLQQKEVCIRHLRARLKETINTLQDRDTEIDELRGQLFRMQEDWVEEECHRVEAQLALKEARQEIQQLKQAVDTVRARLSDAGGLSGDIGVQKYFQDINTQNHKLENLLLNMELAQAGLAKEGEAIAGCRSRVGGSAPASVSGESPGGIPKPGIGGRGSCSCDGSPARSLTRSSTYTKLSDQALADRNGNGPDFPCLSGDGTQDSGFVCGEESSIRSRADLLLEAAFLSEETASLLNSYTQTFSHTLPHSLPHPLPHSLPNSLTHSLPNSLPHTYSHTLPHSFPHMSHSVPHTMPHSSTYEKLCTGERLAPFRCGLGGVGCMSHPCLSHHHLYLHPLRETGIQTESCPIPATAGYPSDLDTIAEQRTFRSQACSPTSTWMSDEGEEELDSVTTTTSVTTATVMSTATEPIPVSKTTLVPPLPRSATMACSMERPLCGGDEGVEEVEKEEKDNKENEAVATEKPEETTAIRVSEEGQEMQMGSVGRIKMEVQGSAEEAAPPKLCDLAETSAGTQGELTFGGCCGEGRQGGMTVENLRVETRHQEVGLSEGSSQVEETEQSPICPGSSPSVEQPHTSQPRRSTSGEEVAGVTVVEVYDEDDEDDTKEQGATGGATAEEDNPPDSGRIQKSYWSRHFLVDLLAVAIPVVPTVAWLCRGPVRGGQPMYHIGSLLRGCCTVALHSLRRGGGLRHYPAGGGDLGGSMI; this is translated from the exons GTTTGACTACTGCAGGTTCATAGAGCTAGACTACATTCCCATGGAGACAGGCTATATGGTCTCAATGCGCCCGACTAAAGGCTATGCATCAACCAAGTCGCCAACTAAAGGATACGCTTCCACCAAATCTCCAGATCGCCACAGCCGCACAACAAACTCTCCCTCTACCCCCCGCTCTCG GCGAACACCAGCCGCGCCCAGTAACAGAGATCCCTATGGCAACGCCTCTGTCAGTAGCGGCAGCAACTCAGGCTCTTGTAAAGGCAGCGACTGCAGCCCTACCAAAGG ACGTCATCAGAAGTACACGTCATGTACGGACAACCATGGAATCCGGCCTCCACCACCAGAGCAGTACCTCACACCCCTgcaacagaaagaggtgtgtaTCCGACACCTGCGGGCCAGGTTAAAGGAAACGATCAACACTCTACAAGACAG GGACACAGAGATAGATGAGCTGAGAGGCCAGCTTTTCAGGATGCAGGAGGACTGGGTTGAGGAGGAATGTCATCGTGTAGAGGCTCAGCTGGCATTGAAGGAGGCGCGTCAGGAGATCCAGCAGCTCAAACAGGCTGTGGACACTGTTCGTGCCAGGCTGAGTGATGCTGGAGGACTCAGTGGTGATATAGGGGTCCAAAAGTACTTCCAGGACATCAACACTCAGAACCACAAACTTGAGAACCTTTTGCTCAACATGGAGCTAGCCCAGGCTGGATTAGCCAAAGAGGGGGAGGCCATAGCAGGCTGTCGGTCCCGTGTTGGGGGTTCGGCACCTGCATCTGTATCAGGAGAGAGTCCAGGCGGAATACCAAAACCTGGAATAGGAGGTAGGGGTTCCTGCTCCTGTGACGGTTCCCCAGCCCGTTCTCTGACTCGGAGCTCCACCTACACTAAACTAAGTGATCAGGCACTGGCTGACCGAAACGGCAATGGCCCAGACTTTCCTTGCCTGTCAGGTGATGGCACCCAGGACAGTGGCTTTGTGTGCGGTGAGGAAAGTAGCATCCGAAGCCGGGCTGACCTGCTGCTGGAAGCCGCCTTCCTCTCTGAGGAAACTGCATCTTTACTCAACTCCTACACACAGACCTTTTCCCACACTCTGCCTCACTCTCTGCCTCACCCTCTACCCCACTCCCTACCCAACTCTTTGACCCACTCGCTACCAAATTCTCTGCCTCACACATACTCCCATACCTTACCTCATTCTTTCCCCCATATGTCCCACTCTGTGCCCCACACTATGCCACACTCTTCCACCTATGAGAAGCTGTGTACAGGTGAGCGACTGGCACCCTTTCGTTGTGGCCTGGGTGGAGTGGGCTGCATGAGCCATCCATGCCTTTCTCACCATCACCTTTACCTGCACCCCCTGCGGGAGACAGGCATACAGACCGAAAGCTGCCCCATCCCTGCAACAGCAGGTTACCCATCTGATCTGGATACCATTGCAGAGCAACGCACTTTCCGCTCCCAGGCCTGCAGCCCCACCTCCACCTGGATGTCTgatgagggggaggaagagCTGGACTCTGTCACCACCACAACTTCAGTAACCACAGCAACAGTAATGAGTACGGCCACAGAGCCGATTCCGGTCTCCAAAACAACGCTGGTCCCTCCCTTACCCCGCTCCGCTACTATGGCATGTTCTATGGAAAGGCCTCTGTGTGGGGGCGATGAAGGAGTGGAGGAAgtggaaaaggaggagaaagacaacaaagagaaTGAAGCTGTGGCAACAGAGAAGCCGGAGGAAACAACAGCGATAAGAGTATCAGAAGAAGGGCAGGAGATGCAGATGGGATCAGTGGGACGAATCAAGATGGAAGTTCAGGGTTCAGCGGAGGAGGCAGCTCCACCAAAACTGTGCGATTTAGCAGAGACATCAGCAGGGACGCAAGGTGAGCTTACATTTGGAGGATGCTGTGGAGAAGGTAGACAGGGTGGGATGACAGTGGAGAACCTCAGGGTTGAAACCAGACATCAAGAAGTTGGTCTATCAGAAGGCTCATCCCAGGtagaggagacagagcagagtCCAATTTGCCCAGGATCATCACCAAGCGTAGAACAACCTCACACCTCCCAGCCAAGGAGATCTACCTCCGGTGAGGAAGTAGCTGGTGTTACTGTAGTGGAGGTCTATGATGAGGACGATGAAGATGACACTAAAGAACAAGGGGCCACAGGGGGTGCCACAGCAGAGGAAGATAATCCGCCTGACTCTGGTAGAATTCAGAAAAGCTACTGGAGTCGCCACTTCCTGGTCGATCTGCTAGCTGTGGCAATCCCTGTGGTGCCAACAGTGGCTTGGCTTTGCCGCGGTCCAGTTCGTGGTGGACAGCCCATGTATCATATAGGGTCACTGCTGCGTGGCTGTTGCACTGTGGCGCTGCACTCGCTGCGCAGGGGAGGTGGGTTGAGGCATTACCCCGCTGGCGGGGGAGACCTGGGCGGATCAATGATATGA
- the snphb gene encoding syntaphilin isoform X1 produces MSAPAPANRRSGLGSRRFNPLKVLQPKRRLQQILASSPVPVPKLESVSGTGTGTVASGATAPVAIPVPAPPAFDYCRFIELDYIPMETGYMVSMRPTKGYASTKSPTKGYASTKSPDRHSRTTNSPSTPRSRRTPAAPSNRDPYGNASVSSGSNSGSCKGSDCSPTKGRHQKYTSCTDNHGIRPPPPEQYLTPLQQKEVCIRHLRARLKETINTLQDRDTEIDELRGQLFRMQEDWVEEECHRVEAQLALKEARQEIQQLKQAVDTVRARLSDAGGLSGDIGVQKYFQDINTQNHKLENLLLNMELAQAGLAKEGEAIAGCRSRVGGSAPASVSGESPGGIPKPGIGGRGSCSCDGSPARSLTRSSTYTKLSDQALADRNGNGPDFPCLSGDGTQDSGFVCGEESSIRSRADLLLEAAFLSEETASLLNSYTQTFSHTLPHSLPHPLPHSLPNSLTHSLPNSLPHTYSHTLPHSFPHMSHSVPHTMPHSSTYEKLCTGERLAPFRCGLGGVGCMSHPCLSHHHLYLHPLRETGIQTESCPIPATAGYPSDLDTIAEQRTFRSQACSPTSTWMSDEGEEELDSVTTTTSVTTATVMSTATEPIPVSKTTLVPPLPRSATMACSMERPLCGGDEGVEEVEKEEKDNKENEAVATEKPEETTAIRVSEEGQEMQMGSVGRIKMEVQGSAEEAAPPKLCDLAETSAGTQGELTFGGCCGEGRQGGMTVENLRVETRHQEVGLSEGSSQVEETEQSPICPGSSPSVEQPHTSQPRRSTSGEEVAGVTVVEVYDEDDEDDTKEQGATGGATAEEDNPPDSGRIQKSYWSRHFLVDLLAVAIPVVPTVAWLCRGPVRGGQPMYHIGSLLRGCCTVALHSLRRGGGLRHYPAGGGDLGGSMI; encoded by the exons ATTCAACCCTCTGAAGGTGCTGCAGCCCAAACGCAGATTGCAGCAAATCTTGGCATCCTCGCCCGTCCCAGTACCCAAACTGGAGTCTGTGTCAGGGACAGGGACGGGGACGGTTGCATCAGGGGCCACAGCGCCGGTGGCCATTCCTGTGCCCGCGCCCCCTGC GTTTGACTACTGCAGGTTCATAGAGCTAGACTACATTCCCATGGAGACAGGCTATATGGTCTCAATGCGCCCGACTAAAGGCTATGCATCAACCAAGTCGCCAACTAAAGGATACGCTTCCACCAAATCTCCAGATCGCCACAGCCGCACAACAAACTCTCCCTCTACCCCCCGCTCTCG GCGAACACCAGCCGCGCCCAGTAACAGAGATCCCTATGGCAACGCCTCTGTCAGTAGCGGCAGCAACTCAGGCTCTTGTAAAGGCAGCGACTGCAGCCCTACCAAAGG ACGTCATCAGAAGTACACGTCATGTACGGACAACCATGGAATCCGGCCTCCACCACCAGAGCAGTACCTCACACCCCTgcaacagaaagaggtgtgtaTCCGACACCTGCGGGCCAGGTTAAAGGAAACGATCAACACTCTACAAGACAG GGACACAGAGATAGATGAGCTGAGAGGCCAGCTTTTCAGGATGCAGGAGGACTGGGTTGAGGAGGAATGTCATCGTGTAGAGGCTCAGCTGGCATTGAAGGAGGCGCGTCAGGAGATCCAGCAGCTCAAACAGGCTGTGGACACTGTTCGTGCCAGGCTGAGTGATGCTGGAGGACTCAGTGGTGATATAGGGGTCCAAAAGTACTTCCAGGACATCAACACTCAGAACCACAAACTTGAGAACCTTTTGCTCAACATGGAGCTAGCCCAGGCTGGATTAGCCAAAGAGGGGGAGGCCATAGCAGGCTGTCGGTCCCGTGTTGGGGGTTCGGCACCTGCATCTGTATCAGGAGAGAGTCCAGGCGGAATACCAAAACCTGGAATAGGAGGTAGGGGTTCCTGCTCCTGTGACGGTTCCCCAGCCCGTTCTCTGACTCGGAGCTCCACCTACACTAAACTAAGTGATCAGGCACTGGCTGACCGAAACGGCAATGGCCCAGACTTTCCTTGCCTGTCAGGTGATGGCACCCAGGACAGTGGCTTTGTGTGCGGTGAGGAAAGTAGCATCCGAAGCCGGGCTGACCTGCTGCTGGAAGCCGCCTTCCTCTCTGAGGAAACTGCATCTTTACTCAACTCCTACACACAGACCTTTTCCCACACTCTGCCTCACTCTCTGCCTCACCCTCTACCCCACTCCCTACCCAACTCTTTGACCCACTCGCTACCAAATTCTCTGCCTCACACATACTCCCATACCTTACCTCATTCTTTCCCCCATATGTCCCACTCTGTGCCCCACACTATGCCACACTCTTCCACCTATGAGAAGCTGTGTACAGGTGAGCGACTGGCACCCTTTCGTTGTGGCCTGGGTGGAGTGGGCTGCATGAGCCATCCATGCCTTTCTCACCATCACCTTTACCTGCACCCCCTGCGGGAGACAGGCATACAGACCGAAAGCTGCCCCATCCCTGCAACAGCAGGTTACCCATCTGATCTGGATACCATTGCAGAGCAACGCACTTTCCGCTCCCAGGCCTGCAGCCCCACCTCCACCTGGATGTCTgatgagggggaggaagagCTGGACTCTGTCACCACCACAACTTCAGTAACCACAGCAACAGTAATGAGTACGGCCACAGAGCCGATTCCGGTCTCCAAAACAACGCTGGTCCCTCCCTTACCCCGCTCCGCTACTATGGCATGTTCTATGGAAAGGCCTCTGTGTGGGGGCGATGAAGGAGTGGAGGAAgtggaaaaggaggagaaagacaacaaagagaaTGAAGCTGTGGCAACAGAGAAGCCGGAGGAAACAACAGCGATAAGAGTATCAGAAGAAGGGCAGGAGATGCAGATGGGATCAGTGGGACGAATCAAGATGGAAGTTCAGGGTTCAGCGGAGGAGGCAGCTCCACCAAAACTGTGCGATTTAGCAGAGACATCAGCAGGGACGCAAGGTGAGCTTACATTTGGAGGATGCTGTGGAGAAGGTAGACAGGGTGGGATGACAGTGGAGAACCTCAGGGTTGAAACCAGACATCAAGAAGTTGGTCTATCAGAAGGCTCATCCCAGGtagaggagacagagcagagtCCAATTTGCCCAGGATCATCACCAAGCGTAGAACAACCTCACACCTCCCAGCCAAGGAGATCTACCTCCGGTGAGGAAGTAGCTGGTGTTACTGTAGTGGAGGTCTATGATGAGGACGATGAAGATGACACTAAAGAACAAGGGGCCACAGGGGGTGCCACAGCAGAGGAAGATAATCCGCCTGACTCTGGTAGAATTCAGAAAAGCTACTGGAGTCGCCACTTCCTGGTCGATCTGCTAGCTGTGGCAATCCCTGTGGTGCCAACAGTGGCTTGGCTTTGCCGCGGTCCAGTTCGTGGTGGACAGCCCATGTATCATATAGGGTCACTGCTGCGTGGCTGTTGCACTGTGGCGCTGCACTCGCTGCGCAGGGGAGGTGGGTTGAGGCATTACCCCGCTGGCGGGGGAGACCTGGGCGGATCAATGATATGA
- the snphb gene encoding syntaphilin isoform X4, protein MSAPAPANRRSGLGSRRRTPAAPSNRDPYGNASVSSGSNSGSCKGSDCSPTKGRHQKYTSCTDNHGIRPPPPEQYLTPLQQKEVCIRHLRARLKETINTLQDRDTEIDELRGQLFRMQEDWVEEECHRVEAQLALKEARQEIQQLKQAVDTVRARLSDAGGLSGDIGVQKYFQDINTQNHKLENLLLNMELAQAGLAKEGEAIAGCRSRVGGSAPASVSGESPGGIPKPGIGGRGSCSCDGSPARSLTRSSTYTKLSDQALADRNGNGPDFPCLSGDGTQDSGFVCGEESSIRSRADLLLEAAFLSEETASLLNSYTQTFSHTLPHSLPHPLPHSLPNSLTHSLPNSLPHTYSHTLPHSFPHMSHSVPHTMPHSSTYEKLCTGERLAPFRCGLGGVGCMSHPCLSHHHLYLHPLRETGIQTESCPIPATAGYPSDLDTIAEQRTFRSQACSPTSTWMSDEGEEELDSVTTTTSVTTATVMSTATEPIPVSKTTLVPPLPRSATMACSMERPLCGGDEGVEEVEKEEKDNKENEAVATEKPEETTAIRVSEEGQEMQMGSVGRIKMEVQGSAEEAAPPKLCDLAETSAGTQGELTFGGCCGEGRQGGMTVENLRVETRHQEVGLSEGSSQVEETEQSPICPGSSPSVEQPHTSQPRRSTSGEEVAGVTVVEVYDEDDEDDTKEQGATGGATAEEDNPPDSGRIQKSYWSRHFLVDLLAVAIPVVPTVAWLCRGPVRGGQPMYHIGSLLRGCCTVALHSLRRGGGLRHYPAGGGDLGGSMI, encoded by the exons GCGAACACCAGCCGCGCCCAGTAACAGAGATCCCTATGGCAACGCCTCTGTCAGTAGCGGCAGCAACTCAGGCTCTTGTAAAGGCAGCGACTGCAGCCCTACCAAAGG ACGTCATCAGAAGTACACGTCATGTACGGACAACCATGGAATCCGGCCTCCACCACCAGAGCAGTACCTCACACCCCTgcaacagaaagaggtgtgtaTCCGACACCTGCGGGCCAGGTTAAAGGAAACGATCAACACTCTACAAGACAG GGACACAGAGATAGATGAGCTGAGAGGCCAGCTTTTCAGGATGCAGGAGGACTGGGTTGAGGAGGAATGTCATCGTGTAGAGGCTCAGCTGGCATTGAAGGAGGCGCGTCAGGAGATCCAGCAGCTCAAACAGGCTGTGGACACTGTTCGTGCCAGGCTGAGTGATGCTGGAGGACTCAGTGGTGATATAGGGGTCCAAAAGTACTTCCAGGACATCAACACTCAGAACCACAAACTTGAGAACCTTTTGCTCAACATGGAGCTAGCCCAGGCTGGATTAGCCAAAGAGGGGGAGGCCATAGCAGGCTGTCGGTCCCGTGTTGGGGGTTCGGCACCTGCATCTGTATCAGGAGAGAGTCCAGGCGGAATACCAAAACCTGGAATAGGAGGTAGGGGTTCCTGCTCCTGTGACGGTTCCCCAGCCCGTTCTCTGACTCGGAGCTCCACCTACACTAAACTAAGTGATCAGGCACTGGCTGACCGAAACGGCAATGGCCCAGACTTTCCTTGCCTGTCAGGTGATGGCACCCAGGACAGTGGCTTTGTGTGCGGTGAGGAAAGTAGCATCCGAAGCCGGGCTGACCTGCTGCTGGAAGCCGCCTTCCTCTCTGAGGAAACTGCATCTTTACTCAACTCCTACACACAGACCTTTTCCCACACTCTGCCTCACTCTCTGCCTCACCCTCTACCCCACTCCCTACCCAACTCTTTGACCCACTCGCTACCAAATTCTCTGCCTCACACATACTCCCATACCTTACCTCATTCTTTCCCCCATATGTCCCACTCTGTGCCCCACACTATGCCACACTCTTCCACCTATGAGAAGCTGTGTACAGGTGAGCGACTGGCACCCTTTCGTTGTGGCCTGGGTGGAGTGGGCTGCATGAGCCATCCATGCCTTTCTCACCATCACCTTTACCTGCACCCCCTGCGGGAGACAGGCATACAGACCGAAAGCTGCCCCATCCCTGCAACAGCAGGTTACCCATCTGATCTGGATACCATTGCAGAGCAACGCACTTTCCGCTCCCAGGCCTGCAGCCCCACCTCCACCTGGATGTCTgatgagggggaggaagagCTGGACTCTGTCACCACCACAACTTCAGTAACCACAGCAACAGTAATGAGTACGGCCACAGAGCCGATTCCGGTCTCCAAAACAACGCTGGTCCCTCCCTTACCCCGCTCCGCTACTATGGCATGTTCTATGGAAAGGCCTCTGTGTGGGGGCGATGAAGGAGTGGAGGAAgtggaaaaggaggagaaagacaacaaagagaaTGAAGCTGTGGCAACAGAGAAGCCGGAGGAAACAACAGCGATAAGAGTATCAGAAGAAGGGCAGGAGATGCAGATGGGATCAGTGGGACGAATCAAGATGGAAGTTCAGGGTTCAGCGGAGGAGGCAGCTCCACCAAAACTGTGCGATTTAGCAGAGACATCAGCAGGGACGCAAGGTGAGCTTACATTTGGAGGATGCTGTGGAGAAGGTAGACAGGGTGGGATGACAGTGGAGAACCTCAGGGTTGAAACCAGACATCAAGAAGTTGGTCTATCAGAAGGCTCATCCCAGGtagaggagacagagcagagtCCAATTTGCCCAGGATCATCACCAAGCGTAGAACAACCTCACACCTCCCAGCCAAGGAGATCTACCTCCGGTGAGGAAGTAGCTGGTGTTACTGTAGTGGAGGTCTATGATGAGGACGATGAAGATGACACTAAAGAACAAGGGGCCACAGGGGGTGCCACAGCAGAGGAAGATAATCCGCCTGACTCTGGTAGAATTCAGAAAAGCTACTGGAGTCGCCACTTCCTGGTCGATCTGCTAGCTGTGGCAATCCCTGTGGTGCCAACAGTGGCTTGGCTTTGCCGCGGTCCAGTTCGTGGTGGACAGCCCATGTATCATATAGGGTCACTGCTGCGTGGCTGTTGCACTGTGGCGCTGCACTCGCTGCGCAGGGGAGGTGGGTTGAGGCATTACCCCGCTGGCGGGGGAGACCTGGGCGGATCAATGATATGA
- the snphb gene encoding syntaphilin isoform X3, which translates to MSAPAPANRRSGLGSRRFNPLKVLQPKRRLQQILASSPVPVPKLESVSGTGTGTVASGATAPVAIPVPAPPARTPAAPSNRDPYGNASVSSGSNSGSCKGSDCSPTKGRHQKYTSCTDNHGIRPPPPEQYLTPLQQKEVCIRHLRARLKETINTLQDRDTEIDELRGQLFRMQEDWVEEECHRVEAQLALKEARQEIQQLKQAVDTVRARLSDAGGLSGDIGVQKYFQDINTQNHKLENLLLNMELAQAGLAKEGEAIAGCRSRVGGSAPASVSGESPGGIPKPGIGGRGSCSCDGSPARSLTRSSTYTKLSDQALADRNGNGPDFPCLSGDGTQDSGFVCGEESSIRSRADLLLEAAFLSEETASLLNSYTQTFSHTLPHSLPHPLPHSLPNSLTHSLPNSLPHTYSHTLPHSFPHMSHSVPHTMPHSSTYEKLCTGERLAPFRCGLGGVGCMSHPCLSHHHLYLHPLRETGIQTESCPIPATAGYPSDLDTIAEQRTFRSQACSPTSTWMSDEGEEELDSVTTTTSVTTATVMSTATEPIPVSKTTLVPPLPRSATMACSMERPLCGGDEGVEEVEKEEKDNKENEAVATEKPEETTAIRVSEEGQEMQMGSVGRIKMEVQGSAEEAAPPKLCDLAETSAGTQGELTFGGCCGEGRQGGMTVENLRVETRHQEVGLSEGSSQVEETEQSPICPGSSPSVEQPHTSQPRRSTSGEEVAGVTVVEVYDEDDEDDTKEQGATGGATAEEDNPPDSGRIQKSYWSRHFLVDLLAVAIPVVPTVAWLCRGPVRGGQPMYHIGSLLRGCCTVALHSLRRGGGLRHYPAGGGDLGGSMI; encoded by the exons ATTCAACCCTCTGAAGGTGCTGCAGCCCAAACGCAGATTGCAGCAAATCTTGGCATCCTCGCCCGTCCCAGTACCCAAACTGGAGTCTGTGTCAGGGACAGGGACGGGGACGGTTGCATCAGGGGCCACAGCGCCGGTGGCCATTCCTGTGCCCGCGCCCCCTGC GCGAACACCAGCCGCGCCCAGTAACAGAGATCCCTATGGCAACGCCTCTGTCAGTAGCGGCAGCAACTCAGGCTCTTGTAAAGGCAGCGACTGCAGCCCTACCAAAGG ACGTCATCAGAAGTACACGTCATGTACGGACAACCATGGAATCCGGCCTCCACCACCAGAGCAGTACCTCACACCCCTgcaacagaaagaggtgtgtaTCCGACACCTGCGGGCCAGGTTAAAGGAAACGATCAACACTCTACAAGACAG GGACACAGAGATAGATGAGCTGAGAGGCCAGCTTTTCAGGATGCAGGAGGACTGGGTTGAGGAGGAATGTCATCGTGTAGAGGCTCAGCTGGCATTGAAGGAGGCGCGTCAGGAGATCCAGCAGCTCAAACAGGCTGTGGACACTGTTCGTGCCAGGCTGAGTGATGCTGGAGGACTCAGTGGTGATATAGGGGTCCAAAAGTACTTCCAGGACATCAACACTCAGAACCACAAACTTGAGAACCTTTTGCTCAACATGGAGCTAGCCCAGGCTGGATTAGCCAAAGAGGGGGAGGCCATAGCAGGCTGTCGGTCCCGTGTTGGGGGTTCGGCACCTGCATCTGTATCAGGAGAGAGTCCAGGCGGAATACCAAAACCTGGAATAGGAGGTAGGGGTTCCTGCTCCTGTGACGGTTCCCCAGCCCGTTCTCTGACTCGGAGCTCCACCTACACTAAACTAAGTGATCAGGCACTGGCTGACCGAAACGGCAATGGCCCAGACTTTCCTTGCCTGTCAGGTGATGGCACCCAGGACAGTGGCTTTGTGTGCGGTGAGGAAAGTAGCATCCGAAGCCGGGCTGACCTGCTGCTGGAAGCCGCCTTCCTCTCTGAGGAAACTGCATCTTTACTCAACTCCTACACACAGACCTTTTCCCACACTCTGCCTCACTCTCTGCCTCACCCTCTACCCCACTCCCTACCCAACTCTTTGACCCACTCGCTACCAAATTCTCTGCCTCACACATACTCCCATACCTTACCTCATTCTTTCCCCCATATGTCCCACTCTGTGCCCCACACTATGCCACACTCTTCCACCTATGAGAAGCTGTGTACAGGTGAGCGACTGGCACCCTTTCGTTGTGGCCTGGGTGGAGTGGGCTGCATGAGCCATCCATGCCTTTCTCACCATCACCTTTACCTGCACCCCCTGCGGGAGACAGGCATACAGACCGAAAGCTGCCCCATCCCTGCAACAGCAGGTTACCCATCTGATCTGGATACCATTGCAGAGCAACGCACTTTCCGCTCCCAGGCCTGCAGCCCCACCTCCACCTGGATGTCTgatgagggggaggaagagCTGGACTCTGTCACCACCACAACTTCAGTAACCACAGCAACAGTAATGAGTACGGCCACAGAGCCGATTCCGGTCTCCAAAACAACGCTGGTCCCTCCCTTACCCCGCTCCGCTACTATGGCATGTTCTATGGAAAGGCCTCTGTGTGGGGGCGATGAAGGAGTGGAGGAAgtggaaaaggaggagaaagacaacaaagagaaTGAAGCTGTGGCAACAGAGAAGCCGGAGGAAACAACAGCGATAAGAGTATCAGAAGAAGGGCAGGAGATGCAGATGGGATCAGTGGGACGAATCAAGATGGAAGTTCAGGGTTCAGCGGAGGAGGCAGCTCCACCAAAACTGTGCGATTTAGCAGAGACATCAGCAGGGACGCAAGGTGAGCTTACATTTGGAGGATGCTGTGGAGAAGGTAGACAGGGTGGGATGACAGTGGAGAACCTCAGGGTTGAAACCAGACATCAAGAAGTTGGTCTATCAGAAGGCTCATCCCAGGtagaggagacagagcagagtCCAATTTGCCCAGGATCATCACCAAGCGTAGAACAACCTCACACCTCCCAGCCAAGGAGATCTACCTCCGGTGAGGAAGTAGCTGGTGTTACTGTAGTGGAGGTCTATGATGAGGACGATGAAGATGACACTAAAGAACAAGGGGCCACAGGGGGTGCCACAGCAGAGGAAGATAATCCGCCTGACTCTGGTAGAATTCAGAAAAGCTACTGGAGTCGCCACTTCCTGGTCGATCTGCTAGCTGTGGCAATCCCTGTGGTGCCAACAGTGGCTTGGCTTTGCCGCGGTCCAGTTCGTGGTGGACAGCCCATGTATCATATAGGGTCACTGCTGCGTGGCTGTTGCACTGTGGCGCTGCACTCGCTGCGCAGGGGAGGTGGGTTGAGGCATTACCCCGCTGGCGGGGGAGACCTGGGCGGATCAATGATATGA